TTAGATAAACGCTTAATTACTGTAATGACTGAATCCCATTGATGATCCAATGAATGATGGGTCTCCCCCCAGGCCCTTCATCTTCAGCTTCACCTTTACCTTCACCTGCTCACTAACCTCTTCTTGATGATGTCCAGGGCGGAGCCGATGAACCCATCCTTCATCTTGTAGATCTTGGCTCCATAGCTGGAGAGGTCAGTCCTGTCCAAGAGCAGGGCTGGGCAGCAGCTGGAGGGGCCCTCTGCATTCTCCCTgtgtggaggagggaaggggaccTGGGAGGCCCAAGGCACACTGAGCCCCACATTAGGCTTTCTGTCCTGGGCCTGGGTATGATACACGGTCCCCTTCCCCTGGGTCTTactggagggctggaggggagAGCGGGGAGTAGGGCCTGTGCATATAGCTTTGTTAGAGACTGTGGTCTGAATGCTGGCTTTTAGCTGGGGAGTAGGGCCAGTGAAGATGGGAGAGGATGAGTGCAAAGTGCTGGCTGTGGGAGTCTCtccactgcctctcctctcctcgctccccctctcctccctctctccactgcctctcctctccccgctccccctctcctccctttcttcactgcccctcctctcctcgctccccctctcctccctctctctgctacctctcctctcctcgctccccctctcctccctctcttcactgcctctcctctcctcgttctccctctcctcctcctgagaGGACTGAGAGTCTCGCCGTCCCAATGGGGCTGTCTGAGTCTTACAGTCTATGCCTGTCCTTGGGCTCTGGCTGCCTGTCCCTGGGCTCTGGCTGCCTGTCCCTGGGCTCTGGCTGCCTGTCCCTGGGCTCTGGCTGCCTGTCCCTGGGCTCTGGCTGCCTGTACCAGTCTCTGGCGGTTGGTCTATAGTTGTTACTGTAGTAGCATTactcctgctctctgtctgtccactctctccctctctctgtctcatcctctTAAACTCCTTGAAGGTAGGGATGTGCAGGCGGCCCATAGGGGGCCTCTTACGCTCGGCTATGAGCTCAACACTACTTCCAGTGACAGAGATGGACTCGGTGGTGAAGGACATGGCCATGTCTGGGGTTTGAGGGGTTTCCAGGGAGGCATGGAGGGCCAGGTTTGGGGTGCTGTTCTGCCGGCGGAGCTGAAGGCGTCTTAGAACCTCCTGCTTGATTTCCTCAGGGCTGGTGAGGTGCCGGACATACAGAGGTCTCCCAACGTACCTCTGGTGGGGGGATGAGTCCCTCTCTGAGCACCCCCTCAGGATGGGAGTGGTACTGCCTGGGGTTACCTGAGGTCGAAGAGGCTTCAGGGGTTCTGCTGCCGATCTGGCGCTTTGGAGGCGGAGCTTCTCCCTTAGCCCTTTCCTGCCATTGGTGGTAGTGTTCACCCCCCAGTCATCTGTGCCGGGGAACAGCCACTGGGGGAAGAGGGGCAGCTCCTTCCTCCCCAACCCTCCCAGACCCCTCCCCAGGCGGGGGTAGAACGCCAGGCTCTCAGGACCGTAGCCCTGGGGCCCTGTCCCCTCCGAGGGCCCATCGTACCAGTGGCTGGTGGCAGTGCAGCGGAAGATGAACCCACTGTCCACACTGCCCCTGTAGGGGGCACAATAAGGGGAACAGTAGAGGCCTGGTTCAGACACAGAATTACTCCAGTTCAAGTTCTCCATGCTGCGGTAGAGTCTAGTTCCACAGCCTTGGTTCATGTTCCAACAGGGCCCTGGGTCCAGCCGCaggcctgaccctgaccctaactccaGCCCAGAGTCAGGACCCCTGGGTGGGTGCTGCACACTGTTGGTGGAGCAGTACCGGAGCCCCAGGTTAGTGAGTAATGCACTGCTGTTAGACCGTGGTATGAAGGGGCACTGGCCAGGGAAGGGCGGGTAGGGGGGTACGCTGTGGCCTCTGAAGCCAGAGAGGGGTTGGGGCAGGGGGAAGTCAGTGAGGCTGAGGCAGGGCTCCAGATCCATGGTGAGACCAGCGGTGCAGGTGTAGCCCGCGAGGCCGTGGCCTTGGCCGGGGGAGCAGCCCGCTGAGGGGTAGTCACATGGTGGAGGGGCCTTCACGTCCGGCATGGCTGCAGTATGAGCCACCATAATTCAGAGAGAGGCTCCGGGAAACTGGCCCTAAAGGACAGAGATGAGACACACAGGGGAATGAGCTGGGAGATAGAGCACTGTctgcaaacacacgcacacactcttaCGCACAaaagcatgtgcacacacacacacacagacacagacacacacagacacacacactgtcacagtgCATCTATACGTTAGCTATACTAAAACATTTCAGGAATTGAATTTGAAGGACAAACACTGTGGGTAGTTGAGATAATCCTGGAAATGACAAATCCATGCCATACAGTACATaaagtacatacagtacacactgtacCTTCAGTATATACAGCACATACAGGGCAAACTGTACATACAgctcatacagtacatactgaaccttcagtatatacagtacacacagtacatacagtacacacagtatatacagtacatacagtacatacagtacacagagtacatacagtacacacagtacatacagtacacagagtacatacagtacatacagtacatacagtacacacagtacatacagtacatacagtacacacagtacatacagtatatacagtacatacagtacacagagtacatacagtacacacagtacatacagtacacagagtacacacagtacacacagtacatacagtacatacagtacatacagtacacagactacatacagtacacacagtacatacagtacacagagtacatacagtacatacagtacatacagtacacagagtacatacagtacacagagtacatacagtacacacagtacatacagtacatgtcatGAATGAGATTAGCATTCTTTTAGATTACATTTTGATTTTAGCTCCATGGTTGAGCTTCTGTGAGATGTTGATACTGTGGTTTTAGCCATGTGACAATCAACAATCAACGAAAATATGACACTAGGACAATTATACTAGGACAATATGACACTAGGACAATTACACTAGGACAATATGACACTAGGACAATTATACTAGGACAATATGACACTAGGTCAATATGACACTAGGACAATATGACACTAGGACAATTATACTAGGACAATATGACACTAGGTCAATATGACACTAGGACAATTATACTAGGACAATTATACAAGGACAATATGATACTATGACAATATGACACTAGGACAATATGACACTAG
Above is a genomic segment from Oncorhynchus nerka isolate Pitt River linkage group LG1, Oner_Uvic_2.0, whole genome shotgun sequence containing:
- the LOC115129959 gene encoding uncharacterized protein LOC115129959, giving the protein MVAHTAAMPDVKAPPPCDYPSAGCSPGQGHGLAGYTCTAGLTMDLEPCLSLTDFPLPQPLSGFRGHSVPPYPPFPGQCPFIPRSNSSALLTNLGLRYCSTNSVQHPPRGPDSGLELGSGSGLRLDPGPCWNMNQGCGTRLYRSMENLNWSNSVSEPGLYCSPYCAPYRGSVDSGFIFRCTATSHWYDGPSEGTGPQGYGPESLAFYPRLGRGLGGLGRKELPLFPQWLFPGTDDWGVNTTTNGRKGLREKLRLQSARSAAEPLKPLRPQVTPGSTTPILRGCSERDSSPHQRYVGRPLYVRHLTSPEEIKQEVLRRLQLRRQNSTPNLALHASLETPQTPDMAMSFTTESISVTGSSVELIAERKRPPMGRLHIPTFKEFKRMRQREGESGQTESRSNATTVTTIDQPPETGTGSQSPGTGSQSPGTGSQSPGTGSQSPGTGSQSPRTGIDCKTQTAPLGRRDSQSSQEEERENEERRGSEEREERGSEERRGSREREERGSEERRGSEEREERGSGERRGSGEREERGSEERRGSGETPTASTLHSSSPIFTGPTPQLKASIQTTVSNKAICTGPTPRSPLQPSSKTQGKGTVYHTQAQDRKPNVGLSVPWASQVPFPPPHRENAEGPSSCCPALLLDRTDLSSYGAKIYKMKDGFIGSALDIIKKSCSAEIAAAEAPVRLSGDQDDSANIAPPPDFQSSTVSMTTATACGEEACDKPAAGGGEELTAECQHSGLGCRRSSSDAAYEPAESVRAQRECRLRPHYSDPMPADAAKRKQLEMKIAAAARLHSQRRDRDSAPASVRVRSEPRGEERLGSLGVTRGGQHRWSTVSSLSADSGVVGLCDDRDDDDEPRRVHHSGGAEVERVDSGIGPCLARVWKRPSASLRAWEAQRPCPDCGQRDGHGVARTEGEGTGMCERCTKLRTERKEAILEFLNTESSYGEDLRIIKEEFYCPMQSAGLLTPEQLTVVFSNVQELIDVNERFTEHLQESIDQAFDQGDEDLLTVCIGEMFLEFVNMLPAFQTYCLQQSTSVNMLNTLEKEKELLRIFLDVSQNDNTALRRMNLRSFLMAPLQRVTKYPLLLSRISKVTMECHPDHGRLREAKSRVESHLEHINMKTKQEGTLTWTLRSFRRDSRKNREVINIEMREMSMKTVGWARENTRFVMEGPLQLSQPADGQWVKKGSKGLKFQNIQSLLMVRTQRPGEGLSQTDVEAKVEQQEHGVWDGVLVLIKDKSSGKFTVLREPIHLANCVVSGDPDCEDTFEVLDIRKEAFVFRASDKPRTQQWFRQIKRYTRDLGLWRKRRNALPNIMMNTNQGRS